Genomic DNA from Porites lutea chromosome 4, jaPorLute2.1, whole genome shotgun sequence:
TTGTATATCTTTATTCTTTGTCACCTAGGATGCCAAATACTTCGTTAGGTATTGTAATGGGAAAGCGAATTTAAGTTTAAAACCTCTGAACCATTCAGCATAAAATACAAGTGGGAGTAAAGAGGAATCTTCCAGGAGAGTGCGTCAAAGTTGAACAACCTATATGCGATTTGTTAGTACAGCTGGATTAAGCAACAAAGGCCGAGATCTGTGACATGCGCAGTATAGCTGGACAACCTCGCTAATTATTGTTCTCCGCAATGACCTTTTCACGAATCGTTTATCTCAAGAAAACGTATTTCAACGTCGCACGGCCCTTGGTCTAAGGACATCACTTATTCTCTTTCTTAATAAAACggcaatatatattttttgttttaaaagattttttattcatttggcTTGTACTCGCGTAATTATTTGCCACCATTATCTGTTAAATTGAGCGGCTTCCTGATTTTCCATTAACATTTTATGCACAATTATTGTTTCTCTTTGCGCTGCGTCAACTTTCGAATGTTACAAAAGTTTAACATTTAAATTATAAACCATTGAAAACTGATGAGCGCGCCAGTGGTTAAAGCCAACAAGGCGTCAAATCGACAAAGTGTTTTCATCGTAACACCGTCCACAAATTAAGCTTCAAGTTAACCGTTTCGAAGGCGAACTTAAACTAACTGAAGAATGCATTTAAGAGAGAGATTTTGTCCGCTAAATACACTATTCCAACTACATTATGCAAATTCACAAAGTTAAACTTAGATACAATTtagttattaaaaattttctCTATAAACTGCAAATGTTTGTAGTCGGAAAATTGCATGGACAATTTTGTCTCTACATTCTAAGATGAGTTCAGCTAATATCCAGAACAAAAGTCCAATCGTTCTTTTACCTGCCTGTAAAAGGTGTAAATCTTCTGCTTAAATTACAGTCATTTGTTCTGATGTCCATATTGCATGTGACTGAGCATATATTTACTTACACAAAATAGAAAGACCTTACTGGGAATTTGAAAtcttcttctaaaaaaaattcaatgttcTTTTTTGCAGTAGGCTCGATCGGTCGCTCGGAAAGAAATCAATCAACTGTTCTTTTTTACCTCTCTTCCTCTAAAGATTCTTGTCTTTTCTCTACCTCCTTGGTCTTATcttgtttttcatcttttccgaCATCaagcaaactctccaagtgtttaatATACCTGATAGCAGCCCGGAGGGTCTCTACTTTTGACATTCGCTTATCCGTGGGCTCGTCTGGGAGATGTTCCCGAAGTCGTGCGTAGCCTTCGTTCACATGGCGCACTCGAATTCTTTCGCGCTCGTTCCTTTTCCTTATGAAAGCAGGCTCCAGATTGTAATCGTACAGGGGATGTGGTATCGGCATAGTCATTGGAGGTCCGTAATAGGGGGGCAGTTGAGAAAGCGGTGCGTTTTCACTCGGGATACCAAGTTGATAGCACGTCGGCAttgaaaaggcaaaatctgGGTACTCCATTCTGACTGAATTAATTTAAGCAGTTTCTAATTTGACGATATCGGTGAGAAATCTCCAAACGACGGCAGGAATTCGAATGTAGATAGTTGGAATCGAAGCTTGTGCTACCTCCGTTCCCAAAGAAACACAAGCCCCAGATCGAAATGCTGTTGACGAAATGTATCAATGTTGGCCACAAGAGCAAAAGTTAAACTGAAATGAGGTTTTGAGCGCAGTTTAATAAGTCTCCACCTGCTGCGATAGCCAATCAGATAACGCGTTTGTTTTGACAAACGATTAATTGGATTATCACAACTTTCGATCTCGGGaaataaagagagaaaaacCGCGTGTGCCTCTGCGCTAGAAAGGAGCTCGTTAAATGGGAACAGGAGTGGAGAACAAGGAAAGTTGACGTTGGAGATAAAAACTGGAGAATTTATGGCTGCCCTCTGTTATGCTAATTCATTGCACAGAATTTAACACCTTTAAATTATGCTGCAGTACGCAGACACATAAAGGCCTCAAATCTCTTTAGGAAGAGGAAGCTAGTTTTAAGGAAGGTATTGAGCTTAGGAATGTTATAAATAAGTTCGAGACGGTGACAGGGAGGTTGTAACGTGAGTTTCATCTCTTCAGTGTACCCGTGGAGTTTGACAAGGTGAGCTGAACATATAAAACCGATGATTTTTCATAAATGACAGGGTGGGGGTCTTTGAAAGAAACTTCAACACGCGGATTAAATCTTCCCAGCTATTCAATCTTTGACCCCTGAGGTGATTCTCAAAAGAGGATTGTGATTTATACGGAGCCCAAGTCACTGCTAAACACAGGATAAAGGTACGTTTGACTTAGATGCCCACAGTCTGCGGACACTGATCGCAATCGAAAAAGCGATCCCAAAAGGTTACTTTTAATAGGAAAAAAAGAGTCTTTATCGGTTATTGTTAAGAGCGATCGATTTGTGCAGGTAATAAAGATTACGAGCTTTTGTGAGTTGATAAGTTAAGCAGAACAATGAGGCACCGTCATGTTATAGCACACTATAAACTTGTAATGGCAACAATCTGTATTTGGTAAACACCTCTTTGAAATGGTCAACTTGATACAACAAAACGTCGCGCTACAGTGGTGCGTTTCACAAGAGAACACATTCCCCTTGGCCTTACTGCCATCAAACAATTCTCATTGGCCCATAGATCACATGCAGGAAGGTGGGTGTGTTTTCAAAGTGGTCATGCTCAACACATGCTTGGCCCATCTGCACACGTCGCACATTAAGTTTGGGCTTAGCCGGCAGTCTGTTGCTGAGGCTCACACGTCCTAAAACGTTTTTTAATCGTCTTATTTTAAACACATAGCATTGAGGTCGACTGAAATTAATTGTTAGCACCTGCTTATTGTGTCCGACTTTTGTTCCACTTGGAAATACAGCTCAGTCTCGCGGCGATGAATACAACACAAGACAATGCATCTTATCTTGCAAACAACCACAGAAAATCCTCAAAATACCCGCCATATTGTTGCAACTTAGCTGGTTAGCTACACTCTGTTAGAGAAATCCATAAGAGAAGCAGAAAACGAACACGGGAACCGTTTATTCCTGAAGCAGAAAGGGGTACAGCACACCCTCCTTCGTCCCCCTTTTGGTGAAGAGGGTGCAGAGCTACCGTTCACTTGGATAAGAATCACTTTCATGAATATACAAAGATCTGCCTTGATTACTTAAAAACAATACTTCGCACAAAAGAAATTTGCTCTTATTTCCATTCGACACCTTTGgttatgttgtttttgtggCAAGCACTTCACACCGTACGTAGTCTAGAACGACACAATGTCCCTGGTAGGCTTCTCCCTTAGCCTATATTTGGACAAGTCTGAAACGTGATTGAGTCTTGACCTGACAGTGTTGCGACATCATTTGTTAAAGCACATGGAGAGATGTATTGCTTAAGCAACCCGTGTGTAACAAAAGTAGTACACAAACCGTACTAATCAGTGGCCAAATCTGTAGCTAATTATCATATCATGAGAGCGTAAGGTATAGCTATTATTCCCCAAACAAAATCGATACTGCGAGTTTTATTTTGTAACCACTTAGCACGAGGAGAAAAACCGGCATGGCATTGGAAGGATTTTAAACAATTACCTTTACCAAAACACTTTTGACGCAATGAGGACCTCATTAAGTAGATCACACTACTCAAGGCGATCTCTCTACTTGGGGCAATTTAAAAATTTAGGACAACACCCTGGTTCCTCGGAAAACCCATATCATAGGAGTTATTCTTCAAGTAAGAGCAGATAACTCGCAAGATAACGAGAGAAAATCATGACTAACTAACTTCTCGCTATAAAGTTTGTATCCTTAAGCACTTTTTAATAGCTTCTCATTCACAAAGTATTCTTTTGTCATCTTTTGCATACTAATGAGGTATTTGAGAAAAAGCGAAATTTCTGACGGTTTTCTTCTGCGGAGAGGAGTTTTCTAAAAGAAACTTTCAGATCGCTGattataaaattataatttacacCTTCTTATCTTCTACGATGGTGAAAATTTGACTCCCTGAACTTAAACCAAAGCCAGGCAGTTTAACTCAATTAACGTAAAATTTGGGGAATATTCTCGAATATTCATGAGCTAGATTAaagagaatgaaaaaataaaaaaagtaaatgcgGTGGCAAGGACAGAATAAAAACCCGCTAAATATGATCTTGCCACTAACCGTGTGTAAACAAAAAGCAGAAAATCAATCTTCCCTCATGATGAATAAAAATAGCGCACACAAGTgtgatttttgtatttttatgaGAAATAACAAGAAAcgcaataaaaacaaaacaaggaagcAGCTGAAACGTTCCCAACGCCTGCATGTAGACAAAATGTTGTATCCTTTCTTTTATTTGGTGACAAGCCCAAGGTTACCAGGAAACTATAaagtttttattatcatttatcgGCAGGATCGCATCTACATGGTATAGTTTCAGTAGCCCCTTTATGTATTTTTAGCGTCTAGTATCTCATCCACTATAAAGTTGCTTTAGTTAGCAATTTAGTTATTCAAAATTTTCCTCTATAAACGGCAAATGCTTGTAGTAGAAAAATTGCATGGACAATTTTGAACTGCTCTACTCTCCAAGATGAGTTCAACGAACAAAAGCCCAATCGATCTTTTTAGTCGCAGCCTGAAAAAGGTGTAAATCGTCCGTTTAAATTACAGTCATCTGTTGTGATGTCCCTATTGCATGTACACCTGAAAGTCATGATATTATCGGATCATCTAGCAGAGTTTCACTAATAATAACTGTATTTTTATACAGTTGCACAACTGTCTAGCAGATAGTTTGACGTAGGTTAAGTTACCTGGCAACATTTCCTATTATATTACTTAATTTGACCATCAAGATGAAACAAGAATTCTAAAAGATTTTATTTATCGTAACATTTTTTCATAACTCCTCACTGAAACATGTGAATGCTGTATTTCATAGCGCGCCACGACTCAAATCTTTTAAGCTCTACCACGAACCTTTATTGCCCTTGTGCTTAAATGGCTCTTGACTTAAACCATTATATGCTTAGACCAACTATTCTATTCTTAATTTTTCTGCTCTCTTGCTGCTGGCGATTTTCAACTTCCTCCATTAGAAACTagcagaaaaggaaaataatatgaCATATTTCTTGATACCCAGTTAAAACGCAATGGAACATAAAAGAAACGCAAATAAAGCAAGCAATTATCAAATTTACCCCGAgtttaaaaaacataaaaatcatGTTTGGTGAACTTTTTCGGTTTACTAAATAGAAATAATTGTTTCTGATATTAGCGAAACTCTCCACAAACGTCGATATCTTTTCGGCCTTAAATCGAGTGAAAATGGATTTCAGTAATTTCCTTTCActgtggcattataaccactaGGGCCTTTACTCAAAAGGGGATTACTCAgcgctgagaaaaaaataacaaaaattaaatgcTCTAATCTTTAATTTGTAAACGTGATACATAGGTacttttgtagaaaaaaaaaatgaagcgtATAACATTATAGCTTGTAACTCTTTGAGCAGtacaaaatggtaaaaaaaaatatgttcacACCTTTCCGGGCAATTACTCTAAGGAAGTCAGTTGAGATGATTGTGCCCCCTTAGTCTGTGGAATTTAATTTATGCACCCTAATTTTGATTCTTAGCCAATGCCAAGAGGTTTACATCGCGAACTTTTCTCTGTCGTTAAAATTTCCAAGGCATTAAACATGCTAAAAGGTCGGCAAAATTAAGGTTGTCCTTTTTTTAAAGGCGCTTAACGAACGGGAAGGAGAGCTGAAAAAACTTTcaacaaaaagggaaaaaggtaTTTCACAcattaaaaaatcatttagaCAACCCTTAACACGATGGGCTTCCGAATTTGAATATTTCACAATTGATCAGGTTAATGAAAACTCATTGAGAAATCTAAATTACAGTTGACTGAAGTTTTGCCTGAAACAGGTGAATCAACTAACAAGGCGATGAGCGCGTGCTGTCCACACGTACATGAAAGAAAGCTCGCGAAAAGGAACACATTGTTCAGTTTGATGAGATCAAAGCCATGGGAGACTCACACGACTATCCCTCGGTAAATATATGCTTTTAAGAGGGTGACAAGCGACAGAGTAATGATTTTGAGCTCAAAGCTTTCATCCACGCTTGATACACGGAAGTTAAGCCTTTGGAACACAAAGACGCGTGTGCCTTATTGCGTGACGACAACATGTTAAGATTTTTTATAGTAACAAACTGCCCAGTGTAACAAACTCATCCTGAATGGAAACAAAAGAGGCACGTTCTGTAATCAACTGTAGTATATCGCCGAATGGCTATTAACAACTGCAAACAATGCCTAGCACACGATTATTCACAAAAAAGGTATTTGTTTAAGGAATTTTATATCTGGACTGTCCGCGTAGCGAGGTAAATGTGTCAGCATATTGTGTTCACCGGCAAGGTAGCCAGTTCTTTTGCACAGCGCACAAAGAACAGCGAACTGAACAAACCGACAGACTAATACGCAAGTACGCACAATTAAATGGTCTTAAATCGCACGGGTAAATAAACATGGCGGAGCCTGAAGTGTGAGTTTTCAAATCAAATTTACTTGGAGCCTCGCTTGGCTTTTGTTTTACATAGAAGAGAAGCTTCAGTCAAAAGgtttatgtatttttagttGATATTACCTTTTCAGTGGTAACCGGTTTTCAGTTACTCGGTTTATGTAAGTTTATCGGCTTAGTTTAAATGAGTTTATGGTCTGATTATCGAAACTCAAACTCTTACCTTCTTGAATTCGCTCGGCAATTTGTCATGGTATATTCTCCTCAACAAAAGACAAATGAAGACTTGTAGATCTTTATAAGCTGCATGAATAACTAATAACCCATTCTCCATCACAATTAAAACGAAATTAAACCATTCAGTAATTCGTCTTTAAAGCAGTGAGGTAGATTAAATAGCTTTTTAAAAGTTGCCACGAACAATGTGACGAGGGAAAACAAATGAATCAATGAACGGCTTTAGTTTGTAACGACGAAATACAGCACCATAAAACATCATAGGCAAAACACCGAGGTTTCAGATTGTTTAATTGGGAACTCCATATTTTTCCGTTGAATGACTTTGAATGGAAACTGCAGCTTGAATGTGACCAGTTGAGTGATTCGTGCTGTCATCATTGTGGATAGAAATCATGCCATAATCGGTGAATTATGACAGACAGAATCGCCAAAAAAGTAAGCGTAAATATTTTCCAAGCTGCTTAAACATTAAGATTTGAGCCAGACTAGACTACATTTGTGATATTCATTGTTTCTTTGGCCGACATTTAGGGAGTCAATGGAATTTGGTAGAtacttttttcttcaattcGGTGTAAGAGTCTGAAAAAGTAAAGCCTAGATAGGCCTTTCAACGTTAAGAAATATCTGTCAAGACATCCAGTAATACAAATTATAGTGGAAAAGGCCACAACGTGAAAATCGGCCTTTTATTTCCATATTACTCTCTTCCTACTGTCTTCCTCAGTTTGTGGTCAGTACTCCTTTCCTGTGACCAAAAGATCGGGATGTGGAACTCAAGGTAAACCGGTCGGTCTTTGGCCATTCCGTCGGATAAATGAAGGCCAATCAATGCCGGTGCTGTTCTAGCatatttaagggaaaattaaacaGAGTAAATCAAGTTAATATTAAATTTCCTGCAGTTTTAAGAGCGGCTGTTTTAATATTCGcaactattttcttttttatcaaatGCTGATTTGTTCCTTTCGCTAAGAGCCTGATTTAGGTAAAATCTCGAGGGGGCATCTTTGAAGTACGTGCGAACATAAAACGTAAATCATTTTACGAATAAAATGTGCAGTATGTTTACCAAATAAGGTCGACGTCTCGATTTGCCTAAATAGGGCGCGCACGGACTATCTGGTAATCACAGCATTTCGCTAAACGCCCGAACGGTactagcctaagaaaacagccgatatttcgCCACGACACAGCTGGTTTCCCTgagaaatgacgtctgaggaacgagcgcagaaattccattctgatgacacgtcactacccagatctgggtagtgcttctgattgcaaatttctctcgcggcacaaccaatcaaaagcacttcCTAGAtatgggtagtgacacgtcatcagcacggaatttctgcactcgttccacagacgtcatttcgaggggaaaccagtggtgacgtcgcgACCTGTTTCCTCTGGCTACAACGGAGCAAATGGGTAATATTTACGCCATCTTTGATATCAGGGTTTCGGCAGGAACACATATGGAATCTGGCCCTCCTTGTCTTTGTCTACAACAACATCGCCTGTGTCGCAGGCAggcggttagtaacgtctgcgatgCAGCGCCGATAtcagggactttaagatccaactacgcggacggcaacgagaacgtcaaaaaatcgaCCTGAGGTTttataggcaaaacaacaactttgtacgtgcatcacacttGTTTGAACGCttctttttccgtttttgcacgactacctcgtgaaaatgcctagtttcgcgttttatggagaacgtaaacaagcaacgacgaaatttaatttctctttctgaacttggatattgTCCTTAGGAATTtaactccaggagggttcgcctacatttgacaaagtaagtaggTAGGAATAATTGCCATATAAGGTTTGCAATGCTTCAATCATTTGCTAGCCAACAAAGCAGGCGTTTTCCGTAACACTAAATTCTAAAAAAGTTGAGGAGTTGGGGTGGTTCAAAGGGGGGTAGGGAAGGTGGAAAGTGTGTTATTTtgtctcccctcccctcccgtcTCTTACTTTCACCCTAACGCCTACCCTAAGGGTTGATGTATTTTTACTCCCCCCAATCGTCTTCAGTggtaaaatcaaagatggcggccatgCATTATAGACTTCAGGACAGAACGCGTTCACTCCCCCCACCAAAATAGCGCTAGCTATCCACCGGAaaagtatttgggaaaccaattACTGTATTTTATCCAGTCAATAGCGTTATCCACTTTCCGAACAACTCGGCCCAACAGTACGGAGTCGAATACATCAGTCGCAATCAATCTCATACTTACTATATTGAAGTCAACAATGAAGGAACATTATCATAAAACATATGCAAAATCctgatatatagatttagccagggctaaaatcgaagctctcgataacatttgtagtttgttcaaacaaaatataaaatagtgTAATGCTAAAGgcgatgttacacgggacgattggcaacgacgatttttagcgctacaCAGCGTTacaatgctggaacaatgttgtaaccattcgaaacaatgttgcaacgctgtgttgcgctaaaagtcGTTGTTGCGAattgtctcgtgtaacatcatcttaagcggcgaaggcaacgcctgagaacggtgaaaacagcaataggtctaataagcaaaaaagcaactttgcacgtgcagcacacttttttgtacatttcttcgccgttgttttgcacgactacaacgtgaaactttcagaaacttcttagttacagattttatggaggaaatgtcatACGTGTTCCCGTTCACTtcttttcactgccgctcatcgtcaccttgcattggtggccccTAGCACTTCTCATTTGATCGCctctacaaaattttcatgttgttcttccaacaaaaaaatgtctcctttgttttttatctctcgctttAAATCCCTGTCGCCCTTTCTCTCGttaagcttcgctggcctgccacccgctttctctttttcactgtctttctcttgctctatattccaaatttgtggacatgacaatttatctaagcttaataccgtaaaattccgaaaataagccccggggctgaTATTTTTCAAGGCCCaatttgaggggcttatttttggaggcgcttatattcggaggggcttatttacagagggaaatttgcgtttcgaaattgattgggctagccttatagttggaagtaaatttactgtttttgctttgttttactttgtatttgagggtaattttccaggtacaagcccccggggggcttatatttggaggggcgatttaacgcgggattttttgcgttacccgtttgggggacttatatttggaggtgcttatacatggaggggcttattttcggaattttacggtactttagacaacacggatacagaaacaattttcgctttccgttttcgtctttattggcTCCTTTGTTGTCtgtgctttacaagacgccggtggctatgtgatttcccgccaaaataacctcgagttgcatttgggttaccatacctgttgattgagttattttacattggtatacctgtggcgCGGACAGACGGTCtctcgggcgggcgggcggtgtacggtcacgtgattaccaaattttctcggatgggtagtttcagtttactttattttcttacccatggtgctccgctggcgcggttcgcgcgcgagagctccgctataaacaGGAAACAAATTGAATTGCACCTGAAAAAATTAGACCTGAGCCTGCAATTATATTTAAAACCATTAACTGGTCAGCGAAggactaaaaaataaaacacctCGATGAAGGTTGTGACTAGAATGAATACCTTAAAACCAGGTTGCGTACCTGCGTGCGCGATCCAGTTATGTAACTAGAAACACGTTTATCGCAACATCTCGCGAAGCTGTACAAAGTGAAAGTtattggaactcggaaatggtgATAGTTTCTTTAATGGTTTGTCTCACAATAGTCACTTTGTTATCTATCGCCATGCACGTTTTGTTTCATGTCGGTTGACTGCGTACTGCTGGCCTTCATCAGGCGATGGCGTCGATAGATTTACTGAACGGAACTATAAGTAACATTGCGATTGCTGACGATTGGTGCATACGAACCCAACTCACGGCAGTTGGTGGGTTTCAATCCGAAATAGTCCAAGTTCAATACCAATTCAATGAATGCTCATTCTTGACCTTGGAATTGACATTTGAAAATACATTGTAGTCTCAAAAGGTCTTAGATTTTTTTTAGTACTGTAGCTCTCTCACgatttttaatcattttctgTCACGTGACCAATTCACGTTCATTACTGATGAAGACTGTGCGTTTCAGAAAAAAAGGCacatgaaaaatctgagatctCTTGAGACTAGTCTTCATTTTAAACCTTCAacaagtataggtaatagcatgatttgtggtgatatttggtataaataccacgagtgatatttcaaaatttttatacgtaatttcacgagccgttaggcgagtgaaatttgagacaattttgaaatatcacgagtggtatttatgccaaatgtcacCTACAAATCATgcaattatttgtttatactactacccacaaaatgtttgtaattttcacatgaaagtatttcaaattaagctgaaataccactgctcgaagccaatcaaattgcagtaatttttcatgtagtagtataacaatTGAAATTTTTGTGGTTGTCTCAAAAGTGGATTCGCTTGCTtacgacgccatatgtgggttggggtttgttgttggttttctcTCTTGTTCGCTGAAGTGTTTCTCCTGGAGGGCACTCCAGTCTATCCCTCTCCACAAAAActaacatttctaaattccaattcatGACGTGTTACTGTAGATACAATATGTCCGCAAACTTGGTATGTTAACTGACTTTATTGTAATTTCATCTAGCTCTAGTTATTGCAAAGGAAACTCTGAAAAAGTTCAATCTTGCTGTTCTggttatttatttcaatatcGGATGGGTGCAAAGCGCCTTGGGTGACTGATAAAAATACTTTTCGTCAAAGATTTATCAGAGCTTTACAAATACAGCACAAATCATGACAAATCACAAGGATATTCAGACACTTCTTCCCGCGAACACCCTTCTTTACAACATTCTTCTACCGCATTGATATCAGCTGTTCTTCGCGTGATGGAGTGTCTGCTTTTCCAGGATCGCTCAAGAAAATCGCTAGCCTTTTCTGCAGAAATGGCGACCCCTGAAAGTAAAAAACAGAGgatgttttatgcaaaatcaaaGTATGACCCTGCGCCATCTGGCATTATTTGTTGCGTTTACTTGTTATATCGACTAGTTAGCCGCGCCCACCTAGACAAGCGGATTCCATCTTTACCCAGACTCCTTTGTTCTAGGgtcgttgtttttgttgttaaatatACTTGTCCACCATTTTGTTGGATCGTACTCTGTTGTTTCTACTAACCCTGTTGACTGGAGCTGTAAGTAATATGAAATTGACCGACAACGCTTGAAACACCCTCAGAAACGTCCCCACGGTAATGGAAAGGCTAATAAACAATAACAGAGTGGCGACTAGTCCTGAAAGTATTGAAGTTGGCTTGCCCATTGGAATAAAGTAGACCATTTAAACCGCACCCATTTTCCCTATGTTAAGGTGGCGATGATATATTTTCAGTCTTCATTTTTTCAGACCAACGGCATTTAAGTACACGCCTAGTTGTAGCCCTGTCCATGCTAACATCGGTACTCGTCTTTGCTTGTTAGATCTACTATTATTTCTAGACAAGAAATTATAACTTCTCACCAAGCACTCTCTTGTACGCATTATGTCTACATCCATGATCACAGCAGATCTCCCAGGCTTTACGAAACTCAACTCCGCAGAGATGTGGaagaatttttagtttttttttctcctctggTGCTCTGCAACTGACCTTTATCGTGACCAGTGAAAGCAGG
This window encodes:
- the LOC140934604 gene encoding achaete-scute homolog 5-like, with the translated sequence MEYPDFAFSMPTCYQLGIPSENAPLSQLPPYYGPPMTMPIPHPLYDYNLEPAFIRKRNERERIRVRHVNEGYARLREHLPDEPTDKRMSKVETLRAAIRYIKHLESLLDVGKDEKQDKTKEVEKRQESLEEER